The genomic window GAACTTTGGCTATTCTCACCCTAAAATTGTCAAAGCTGCCACTGAGCAAATTCAAAAGATGCCGCTCGTCGGCACTGCCTACATCAGCCCTCTCTATGCCAAGTTTGCAGAGCGCATCACAACGGCAAGCCCTGGCCTTTGTTCTCAATTACAATCAAGTGTCTAACATGCGCAGAAATTCGGCTACGACTCTATTGCAACCATGCTCAGCGGCTCTGAAGCTGTCGAATCCGCTGTCAAGATCGCTCGCAAGTGGGCTTACACCAAGAAGGGCATCTCGGAGGGTGAAGCCTGGATCCTCACCACCGATCAGTGTTATCACGGGTTGACACTAGCAACCATGCCTCTTGCTACCGTCGTTGCAAAGAGTAACCACCTCCTTGATTCCTTTGCTTCGCTCCATCTGACTTGTTCCTCAGACTTTGGCCAACACGTTCCCAATGTCGGCCCGTATGCGCCAACGAGTGGAAAGCTGATTCAGTATGGGGATGTGGAAGTGCTTGAAGAAACCTTCAAGCAAGATGGCCACAAGATCGCAGCTTTCCTAGTCGAAGCTGTTCAGGGTTGGGCTGGGTGAGTCTTGATTTCCATCGAAACCAGAGCTAGACGTTGACCTTTATCTCACCAGTACTCGCTTCCCACCAAAGGGATATCTCAAGGCTGTGCAAGAACTCTGCAACAAGTACAACATCCTCTTTATCTGCGACGAGATCCAGTCGGGTTATGGACGAACTGGCAGGGACTTGGCGTACCAACACGAAGAAGGCGTCCGTCCAGATCTGGTCACGCTTGGAAAGGCGGTTACTGGAGGTGAGCATCTACCCGTCTGCACTTGTACTTCTGGTGGCTAATAAGATCTAGGATTTTACCCCATGTCTGTCATCATGGGCAAGAAGGATGTGATGGATGTCCTCGGTAAGAACGAGGTCCTCTCAACCTTTGGCGCAGCCCCTGTCGCATGCGCTGCAGCCATAGCTTCTCTTGAAGTTCTCGAGGAAGAAAAGATCTCGGAGCGCTCTCAACGTCTAGGAGAACTACTCGCCAAGACAGTCAAGAAGTTGTCGCCCCCTCACGTCAAGGAACTCCGAGGAGGTGCCCTCTTCCAATCTCTTGTTCTAGACGAGTCTGTCCCTGGCGTCACCGCTCGACGGGTAGCTGCACTGGCCGCGCTCAGAGGAGTTTTGGTGGGCATCGGAGCTGGTCGCCTGCGCTTCAGCCCGCCAATCACCATTACTGAGGAAGATCTTGTCAAGGCTATCGAGATTGTCGTACAGGCTCTGAAGGATGTTACTACTTTGGGCGATTTCCCTGGCAGCGACTTTATCAACTAGAAAGATTATTCCAACACAGAAAGACAAGTTATGGCATGGTTAAATGTTTATATTGTGCGGTCAAGTATCTACAGATAGCATGATATTTTCGTAGAGATAACAAGCAAGCCAGTCATCGCGTCGATATTTTATTGACTCTTGGTGCTTTTCAACGCAATGTCTTCGTCCTGTCCCTTCGAGCCCAACTTGAGCAAGAGATCTGCCGCGAAACCCATACCTTCCACAGATTCAAAATGCCGTGGGGTTTTTGACAGCTCATGGAGGGCCATTATGCCACCTTTCGCCCTGGCCCTTGGTCACCGGCGATTGCGTCGGTTCGATGACGGGGAAGGCAGCCAAAGCGTTGTCTGAACTTTTCTTTTGTGCGATCCTTCTTCAGGCGGCGATGAATCGGACAAGTTTTGTTATAagcctcctcgcccttgcaATCGCTCTGTTATAGCATAGGAAGGTACTTTCGATCCCGCCTGTGGAGATTGTCAAATCCGGAACCGTCGCCCCCAGGTGGTGGCAGGCCACCTATAGTAGTGGTAGTCATCGCAGGACGGGGTGAGTCTCGCCTAGCATCGAGCATTCGCCTCAGTTGTCTATTTTGACTAAACGTGTCCGAGGAGAACAACCCCGTAACTTCAAGGCGTCATCTTGGTGATATATATGAAGATTCCGGGTTTGATGTATATCCTGGCATAGCGTCCAGCGCGAGTAGGAGTGTGTTCCGCTCGCTGGGACCTCTCTGAGACGGACTGTGGCCCTCCAGTCACATCCAGGGAATTGAAGAAAAGCCCAGGGTTTCTCTGGGTGAATCACATTTCCCCTCAGGGCACCCTTGGGCTGGTGAACGTTGATGCACAAGGTCGCGGCAAGTCTCTGCTCTTCTTAGGcgagtatatataaaccgTTGGAACGGCTTGCCAATATGCTGTGGGCCACTTGGGTGTTGGCAAGACAGACCGAAAAGAGTATAGATTCTTGATGCTCTGAGACGTTTTCTGGCAAGATGAGGATACCAAGAGCCGCCAGTCCTCATCCACTCAGCGGCTTTTGGTGCCGTGGTTTCTGGCTGGCAAACTCGTAGGTTGTAGTGGAAAGGTGCATCACTCCTGGCCAATTCCTCTGGGTTGATCTTCATGTTCAAGGTGCGAGCAATCCAGCAGAAAGATTTAACCATCTCTCCGTCAAGTTCTACCATGTATAGTATATGTGGATGGAGCAAAAGAAGTGGTTTCATACAGACTGGGGGAGGGGGTTAAATGCTCATTGAGGGGTTGATTGTCATCCAATTTGGAATGAGGCTGCTTGGATCTAAATACACTCACTATTCGCAAACGTTTCTTCTtttagttaagaaataaatcaCAACGTACCAAGAAATACCTGGCATTCAAACCTACAAAATTCATGCTTGATAGGAATTGCCGACAAGCTCGGGAACTTGCGGTAACAGGAGCATTCGCACACGCCCAAGCACAGAAGAGACACACAGCATGAGAGTCAAGCAGTTCAGAGCATACACCGTTGAGCACATCCACGTCACTTCAATCATCATTGATTAAACTGATTGTACTTGATTTGAGCGCTATATCTTTTTCAAGACAGCAAGGCGCCCTGCTACAGCTGCGATTTGATACCCCGAGGCCCAAACCACATCCCTACCACTTATGGACAGGCCGAGCCCGAACCTTCCCAGCATCCTTCTTGGAAGCCATGGCCTTCTGGATCCCAACCTTGATCTCCCTCAGCTGAGTCTCTGGCGACTCCATGTCAGGCTTCTTAGCATCCCACGATGGCTCAAACACATCCGCAAAGTCAAAGTCGCCCTCGAGTCCGACATCCTCGTCTGGCATCTTCACCTGAGGCTCAAGACTCGTCCCCATTCCATGGCACTGACGACACATGCGCTCGCCGACCGGCGCGTCCCTATCTGAGCGGCATTTCCACTAGCCGCCGCTCTTCTGTCGGACCGGAGTCGACCACGCAAGGCTGGGGTCGTGCCATTCGAGATCCCACTTGGGCCGAGCAGGAGTGTCGGGGTTGTTAATTCTCAACTCGAGCTTTCGGATGGCGCGGAGGAGCTCGTTGAACTGGTCTTGGAGTTTGAGGCTCTCGAACTTGAAGATGTTGGATTTGACAAAGATGGCGAACCAGTCAGGAATCGGAATCGATGACTTGGCTTCGTCGTTGGCCGTCGTCTTGGGTTTGGAACACAGAAATGCCTCCCAGGGAGCCGCCACAGTGGACTCAACAGGCTCAGGAGGTGGAGGGAGTGGGAGAGAAGTTACGGGAGCATGTAGAAGGTCCTCCTTTCGCTGCTTCCAAAACGCTTCCTGGTACACTTTCTTGCTCTCCTTCCGGATATCGTCGAACAAAGGTAGAGTAGGGTTACGGCTGCCGGCGTGCCCATGCAGGTCAGCCTCAGTGACGACATAGTCAAGACCGGTCTTGACCTCAGGTTTCTCTTTCTCAAAGACGAACTTCTCGAATCCCTTCAACTCGCGCAGTATAGATATCTGGTGCTCCGTCGGCGCTCGATCGGCGTAGTCCCAGTTGAACATGAAGGCCGCGGCGATGGCGCCCTCAGTCTCGGCACGGTTGAGCGCTACCTTTTCCATCAAGGGTGCCAGGTCCGTCTCGAGCTCTATAATCTTGCGCTGCTGGTTCCGAGCGAGAGGCTCAATGATCTTGTGCTCTCCCTTGGCGGGGTTGTGGTCTTGTCTGCGCGattccttctcagccttggcaTATCGAGCGTCGTTGATCTTGTCCCAGGTTGCAGTGAGTTTCGCATGCTGTCGGGCGTACTTGGCATAGTCCTTGGTGTATTTCCTGCTCTGCGCGGTGAGAAAGTCTTCCAGCTTGTCGCTCTGCTCGACGTATCCTCCCATGGGCTCGTCTAGGTCGACAGGCTTGGACGATTCCACAAACGTAAACGGGAACCTCTCGATGTTGGGATATGCGTCGCGAGATGGAGGCGGAAACATCAGTCTATACTCTCCTGCCACAACCACAGAAGGATCACCAACTGGGCGAGGGCCCGCGAACTGGTCCTTGAGCACCTCACGAGCAGGGGCTCCTTGGCGCTCAAGCTCGCCGCTCTTGAAGTTTCTCAGGTCTGCGGGGGTGCTGATGACCTCAATCGATGAATGTTGGTGAGAAGAAGAGCTGGGCAGGTGGTCTGTCGTTGGCCTCGCTGGCGAAACGGTGTTAGGTGTTGGGGAGAAGACGTCAGGCAGGGTGAGGTGTGTCTGCTCATTCTGGACGATGGCTTTGGGTAAGATAAGTGGAACACCTTCAGGAGTCGGAGAGAAGACATCGGGCAGTTCAAAgggcttctccttgtcctgaACGACGTTTTTGGGTGAAGTAGATGGACCAGCCTCGGGGCTTGGAGAGAAGACTACAGCTGATTCGAAGCGCTTCTCCTCATTCTGGACGATGGCTCCGGGCCAGGTGGGTGAAACAGCTGGAGAGCTCGGGCAGAAGACATCGAAGAAGTGAATGCGTTTCCCCTTCTCCTGGGCGTTGGCGGGCTCATCGGGCTCGAGGGGGCGCTCAATGAGCAGTGACGAGGGCGGGCGGATACAGGAAAGCGAGGACTCGCTGCGGCCGAGGTCCATGATTGGATATCGCCTAGCAAActtggccaaggagatgaGGTTTGAAGGAAAGGTGATGAAGCTGTGAGCGTGCTTGAAGTGATCTCTTGGAGACGGTTGAGTAGCTTCAAAGAGAAGAGGcagaaagagaaaaaggcTCACGCATCAAGGCTCAAAGCAAAGAGGTGCCAGGGCAGTGACAGAGTCTGCCGCAGTCAGGTTCGTGAACACACCAGCTGCCATCACTGCCATGGCAGTTCCCGCCAGCCTCGGCCGGAGCTGACCAACTTCCCCCTTGTTGGTGCTGCTCCATTGTCTGTGAATCACACGCCAAAGAAGCAAAGAAGAGGGGGGTGATCTCGATGACTGGGAGATACAGGCGTCTGCTCCCTTTTATTCAGCCCCTTGACTCCTTTTGTTTGCTCGACTTCGGACATGAGTGATGTCCTTTGTGAACCCCCCTTGTTCGGCGAGCCCGGTCTGTACACGCTTGATCGGATGGCTAGAATGAGATAAATACAGTCTTTCATGTGAGTAGGTCTCTCAAGCTCGTGGCTTGAGTTGCTCGCAGCTATACAAGGAGGTGATACATGCCAAACCCGTCATCAAGTCCCGAGATTCTATACCGGCTTCCAGAGGACAATCTCCGAAAACCTCCTGATGCACAAGCATCAAAAAGTGATCCAGCCAAACGCCCCTTTCTATAATGTTGTACATGTCTTGTTACATAGCTGACGAATAACAGCTCCTTCCGGCTCATGACCCCGTCAGACGGCCACAGGTCCGACACTGACATGCTCGCGAAGCCTCTTGGTCTCTGCCGCCACTCTTTGCCGGACTTGCTTCTTCTGTTCCGCTTCAATCCTTGCAAACTGACCACGGGCGCCATGCTTAAGCTTGGTGATCATGTCGGCCGCTTTGCCCTTTGTCAGGTCGTCGACAGTCAGGGGTTTGGCCTTGCCGcggagcttgttgatgaagTCGACCTGCCCCTTTGTGGGAGGCAGTGAACGCCATCTCTGGTAGCGGTGAATAAATGTATGAGGGAATGCTTTTGCAGCGAAGCTGTCCGCCCCGTGCACAGCGTCGGTGAATGTTGCGGCGGTGAGGATCTCTCTCGGCATCGCATAAGGTGACTTTGCCATACCAGGAGGAAGCGCGCGCACTTCGACGGCTCGAAAGATGGGCTCAGATGTCTTGATTCGCTCACTGATCTTTTCGATCCTGATGTAGGAGCCGTTAGGGGCTGACAGCACAAACTTTTCCTCTCCCGCCTGAACCCAAGCGTATTTGCTGATGGCACGAATGTGCTTCTCGCCTGATGTGTCAGCGATGAGGTCCAATACGGACGAGTAGTCGGTGAACGTGACTGAGTCAGGGGAGTTTGGGCCTCCAGATGTTTGGTAGGAGAGAGACATCTGAGAGTCCACGTGCTCTACATCTTGAGACTCCTTGATCTTTCTTAGATCTTTCACTGTTGCTCTCTCAATCAACACGTTTGGATCAAGGCCAAACAGCGTAGGAGTTGTCACGATTCCAGTGTCCAGGCTCGACACGAGGTCGATAACATGGCAATTCTTTTTCCCAGGGTGCAATCGCATTCCTCTTCCAATCATCTGAACAAGGAGGTTGCGTGACCTGGTTGGCCTGCCTAGGATGATGCAGTCAATATTCGGAATATCAGTGCCCTCTGTGAAGACGCCGCAGTTGACCAGCACAGGGAACTCGCCGTTCCTGAAAGCATCAAGAGTCTCGCCTCTCTCAACCTTAGGGGTGTCTCCTGTGACGTATCTCGCGTCAAACCCGTGTTTTCGGAATCGCTCAGTCAACTCGACGACATGGGCCACATCAACACAGAAGACCAATGTCGACTTTCTCCCCGGAGCTTTGGCCATCCAGCTGCGCACCGTGATGTCGTTGATTTCGTCCGTGTTGACAGCCTTGGAGAGCTCGCCAGGCTGATAATCGCCAAATGCGCCCTTCTTCACCTTTGATAGGTTGGCATGGGATTCAACGGTCGTGAAGATGACATCTGAGAGCCATTTCTTAGAGATCATGTCCACATAATCCTTGTGATAGACAATCTCATCAATGGCTACACCAATCCTAACTCCATCAAATCGTGAAAAGGTAGCAGACACTCCAACCAGGTTTGGAGAGTTGTCCCGCTTCTCTTCAAGCCCAAAGTGGCCCAGGGTCTTTAGATAGCCTGGCGCAACGATATGATGGGCTTCATCGACAAGTACCAGCTTGAACCGGGAAGGATTGAACTTTCTCAGTCGGTCCTGTGATGTTATGCTCCGTACGCTGGCAACAGTAATGTCGGCTGTTCCCGTGGCGTGTACATTGCCCATCTCAATCTCGATAGTCTTATTTGGATACGCTCGCTGACAGTGATTAGCAGCTTGCTCAACGAGCTCTCGACGATGCGCCAAAATCAAGGTTTGCGTGGCCTCCTTGGATATTGGCGGGATCTTGTCGATGAGTTGTGTAAAGATGACCTTGCACTTGTGAGTTGAAGGACTTTCACGGTATGAGTCCAACGTACCGTCTTGCCACTACCAGTAGCTAGGGATATTCCCACTCTCTTATGACCCTGTTTCAATGAATCTAGAACCGATGAGATGCATTCCTCCTGATAATCTCGAAGCTTCAGCTTGGGCTTTTTATGAGCCACAGTCGATGCGAATGCCTTCAAAGCCAAGGGAGTGGCCGCGAATGCGACCATCCCGGTACGTGGACGGAAAAGACATTTTGAAACAAATTGTAGCATTGTACATGATGAGAAACGCAACGCGAAAACGTTGAGCCTGATGCAATGTGATTGATGAAAATTGGTGATGCAGAAGTTGATGCTGGTGCAAGATTAGTAATCAGATTAAAATCTTCTAACCAATGATGCTTGAGAGCTCTCACCTTTTCAGTTTTACTTTGAACGCCGTGAAGCATGGGTTGAAGCCCAGCTTCTTCACTTTTTACAAGCTTCAATCTTCTTCCATTCTTCACTGGCCTTGCATTCACTCCCAGGTCGGAGCTCGCCCTAGTCCCGCCGTTGCTATCATGTTTTCGCCTTCTCACAATCTTCGACACACAAGGAACGAGGGAGCATGGAGCTGGGAACTGACTATGATCCCCTCGCTGAGGAGGGACCTGACATGGGCGACGCTGAGCTGAGAGCCCAAGTTGCACAAGGTTTACTTGGAGAATACGGCCAAGGAGACAGCGATGCCTCTGGTAGCATATACAGTGGCGACGATGTCGATGCAGCCGAGGACGATCAACAGTCATCGCTCAAACGCCCAGCAGAGGAGGACCCGGTACCTCGTGTTTTCAAACGGCATAAAGGAGTTCTCAACACCGACTATCTGAACCTTCTCAACATCGACATTAAGGATGCGGCGCAGCGGGTTTGCGTCGTCGATGAAGAGGGTGTCCTCGACGCGAGCCAAATCGGCCTCACACTATGGTCCACTCTGGAAAAGAAACTCTTCTTTGAGGCTCTCGCACGCCTAGGGCAAGGGGATCTGCCTGGGATCGCGTCACGCATAGGCACAAAGAGCGAGGTCGAGGTGAATCATTACCTCCACGTGCTCCAGAGGGCGCAGCTTCTAAGGCAACGAGAAGTCAGACGTTCGGCCATCGAATTCCCTGAACATCCTGCAGCAATCGAGCTCAGCCAGCAGTGCTGCCATGCTCTGGAAGAAGCTGCCGACGCCATATCTGTCCGCCAGGAGCGCAAAGAAGAGCAACGGGAAGAGAGCAAATGGGGAGAATACTGGGACATTACCCCTAAAATCGCCCGCCAACTTGACAATGGCGAGAATCCTAAGGGTCAAAACCTGCCCTTCTCTACCCTTTTCCATCTTCCCACCTGGTTGGGGCTTTCTGAGCGCATCTTTATGAACTCTTCCATTCCTAGTGAGAATTGGAACTTTATCGACGACAACCCTCCCTCAATGTGGGCGACGACATTCGAGGACTTCCACTCTTTGGCAGTCTCCATAACCAGAAGAATTGTTCAAGCAACCCTCTTTCTCAGCATGTCCAGGATCCGAGCCAAGAGGGAAGTCATGCCCTCAACCCGCGACATCATCAGGGTGGAGGATGTCGAAGCCGCAGTTGCCTCGCTAGGCCTGAAACGAAACTCTCTGAGGTTCTGGAACAAGTGTGCCCGGAGACTTCGGCTCGAGGTATACAACGAACCACCTGATCGGGACGAAGAGGCAGATCAGGAAGCTCTTGGCTACGATCAAATTGAGAGCGACTTGCCTGGACGCGAAGAAAAGGCCAAAAGGGCACTCGAACCAACCACGGTCGAAGACCTTTCGGATCTATCCGACGAGGAGGTAATAGACGACTCAGACTTTGAGACGGCAACGATTGCATCacgcgaggaagaagccgctATCAACCGAGAAGCCATGGAGATCCTGCAGTTCTCCGCTGCCGACTTCCCAGAGACGTACCGCAAAAAGGAGTCCCTCAAGAACCGCATCGCGACAGAGAGACGGCAGGAGCAGTACGCCGAGGAGAGTGACCAGCACGTCAGCCGgcaggccgaggccgagatgtGGGATCTCCTACAGAAGAAGCCACCGATCGAGATGCCCAAGATGTATCAGCCGGGCTCGACGCGGCGGACGACCCTCGATGTAGAGAGCATCTTTCCCATAGGACGGGATTGGAGGACCCAGACGAGATACCACAGCGAGTGGGAGAGCAAATAGACGTCGTAAGACCAGACATGTACAAGCATCTACCAGGCCATGTCCATACAACTAGACGAAACATCTACAGTAATCATTACATATTCATGAATTCCATTGCTTAAGGGTATCTAAACCATAACATCCCGCCACAAAGACGAAGAACCACATCAACCAGAACTTCATCGTCTTCTCCgtgccctcgccctcgtcttTGCGGGCGCAGACTTTTGTCCTTTCTTAGCACCTCTCGTCGCTTTCGAGACGGGTGTTCCACCCTCTTCAGCActcccttcttcctcctcgctcgAAGAGCTTGAGCTGCCTTCctctgcttcctcttcctctgttgtctcggccttttcctGCTTCTCAGCCTTGGTCTGCGTcgcgcccttcttcttctgtctTGATCCTCGCTTTGTCTTTGGAGCCGGCGATGGTGCGTCCGTTCCCTCTTCAGTGTCTTCCACCGAAGTACCTCTAGTCTTGGTGTCACCTCGCTTTCGCTTCTTGGCCGGGGACGAAGGTGCTGGTGAGAGATCGAGTTGCGCGGGTGATGTAGGCGCTTCGCTGGGATCGGCATGTGCGCGCTGCATCATCGCGTCGAAGAATTGTGCTCTGGGGAGCGAAAACTCGACATATCGATCCTCCgtttcatcctcgtcaaagttCTCCCGCTCGTCGATGACTTCGAGGTTGTAGTATGTCCGAAGCTTCTGCCAGATGTAGGGGATGCGCGTGTGCGGGTATAGATCGGGGTCAAAACCGTGATTCCGCAGGTGCTCTGAGATTGCTATCATTCGAAAATGCCTGTGCATCCCTACGGACAGCTGTTAGAAGATGCCAAGAAGAATGGAGATGGAAACTAACCAGCTGGCTTCCAACGAATGACACCCTTGAATAGAGAAGCGACTTGATCATCCGTCCAGTGGTCGTTGAAATTGTTGTCGGGCTCCTTTTGTTCGGTGGCTTCCTCTTGATCGGCGGCCTGGGGAGTATCAACGTCCATGGCGTCGTCGTCACGCGCAGGCGTTGGCGTCGCCGCAGTCTGGGTGCTGGCGCGGGCACGCTTTCTAGGCGCCATTGTGATTGAGCTGTGGCGAGAAGAGAGGCTGGAATGTATTCAGGTCAAAGAATTCGGTGGAAGAGCTCCCAAATGTCTCGATTTTCGGTGGTGATGCTAGAGATGCTGCAGGAAATCCAGGCAATGGAGAGTTGAAGGATTCAAGCTCTGTTTGATCATGAGCTGCCCTCCACAAGG from Fusarium falciforme chromosome 2, complete sequence includes these protein-coding regions:
- a CDS encoding Ornithine aminotransferase — translated: MAPSATDILPEASSASNKGLTLSKQTSHYVDLWSKHVAVESAQDHIITDVDGKKYIDFISQFAVMNFGYSHPKIVKAATEQIQKMPLVGTAYISPLYAKFAERITTKFGYDSIATMLSGSEAVESAVKIARKWAYTKKGISEGEAWILTTDQCYHGLTLATMPLATVVAKNFGQHVPNVGPYAPTSGKLIQYGDVEVLEETFKQDGHKIAAFLVEAVQGWAGTRFPPKGYLKAVQELCNKYNILFICDEIQSGYGRTGRDLAYQHEEGVRPDLVTLGKAVTGGFYPMSVIMGKKDVMDVLGKNEVLSTFGAAPVACAAAIASLEVLEEEKISERSQRLGELLAKTVKKLSPPHVKELRGGALFQSLVLDESVPGVTARRVAALAALRGVLVGIGAGRLRFSPPITITEEDLVKAIEIVVQALKDVTTLGDFPGSDFIN